One Brassica oleracea var. oleracea cultivar TO1000 chromosome C7, BOL, whole genome shotgun sequence genomic window carries:
- the LOC106304020 gene encoding zinc finger protein AZF3: MALEALNSPRIASPVPTLFEEHWTKGKRSKRSRSDHPHRLTEEEYLAFCLMLLARDGDRHHVEEEKTVYKCGVCDKVFLSYQALGGHKASHRNFSSGGDVKPTTPAAVKSHVCSICHKSFTTGQALGGHKRCHYDGSSNVVSNSEGVGSTSHVSGNSSRGFDLNITPINELSPDDEVMSPLPSKKLRLK; encoded by the coding sequence ATGGCGCTTGAAGCTCTAAATTCACCGAGGATAGCTTCTCCAGTTCCGACTCTGTTCGAGGAGCACTGGACCAAAGGTAAGCGGTCCAAAAGATCCAGATCTGATCATCCTCACCGTCTCACTGAGGAAGAGTACCTCGCTTTCTGCCTCATGCTTCTTGCTCGCGACGGCGATCGCCATCACGTGGAGGAGGAAAAGACTGTTTACAAGTGCGGCGTTTGTGACAAGGTGTTTCTTTCTTACCAAGCTCTCGGTGGTCACAAGGCGAGTCACCGGAATTTTTCCAGCGGTGGAGATGTTAAGCCGACGACACCGGCCGCCGTGAAGTCTCACGTTTGCTCGATATGTCATAAATCATTCACCACCGGTCAAGCTCTTGGCGGCCACAAGCGGTGCCACTATGATGGAAGTAGTAACGTTGTTTCTAATTCTGAAGGTGTGGGGTCTACTAGCCACGTCAGCGGCAATAGCAGCCGTGGATTCGACCTTAACATTACGCCCATAAATGAATTATCGCCGGACGATGAAGTGATGAGCCCGTTGCCGTCGAAGAAGCTCCGCCTCAAGTAA